CGTTCTTGGCCGCCAGGCCAATCGTGGTCAGCAGGCCGACTTGGAAGTACACGTCGTTGTTGAGGCCACGCAGGTTCATCATCAGCACCGCGCCGAACACGCCCACAGGCACGGCCAGCATCACCGCGAACGGCACCGCCCAGCTTTCATACAGCGCGGCCAGGCACAGGAACACGAACAGCAGCGAGATGGCGTACAGCATCGGTGCCTGGTTGCCCGACAGCTGTTCCTGGTAGGCCATGTCCGACCAGGCGTGGCTGAAGCCCTCCGGCAGCGTATCGGCCAGGCGCGCGATCTCGGCCATCGCCTCACCGGAGCTGACGCCGGGCGCCGGCTGGCCGGTGATCTCCATCGCCGAGATGCCGTTGTAGCGTTGCAGCGCGGCCGGTGCGCTGGACCAGTGCGCGCTGACCAGCGATGACAGCGGCACCATCTGTCCGGCCTGGTTGCGCACGCTCCAGCGCTCGATGTCCTGCGGCTGCATGCGCGCTTCGGCGGTGCCCTGGATGAAGACCTTCTTGATGCGGCCCTTGTAGATGAAGTTGTTGACGAAGTCGCCGCCCAGCGCCGCGTTCAAGGTGTCATTGATGTCCTGCGGATTCACGCCCATCGCCTGCGCCTTGGCGTCGTCCACCTTCACCGCATACACCGGTGCATCTTCCAGGCTGGCATAGCGCACGTTGACCAGCTTCGGATCCTTGGCAGCTTCCTTCAGCAGGGTGTTGCGCGCGGCCACGGCGGCGGCATGGCCGGCACCGCCTTCGTCCTGCAGTTCCAGAGTGAATCCGCCCGCATCACCCAGGCCGAGGATGGCCGGCGGCGAGGTGATGAACACCTGCGCATCGGGCACGCTGGCCATGGCCTTGGTCAACCGCGCGGCGATGGTATCGGCATCATCCTTGCGGTCGTCCCAGTCCTTCAGGCGGATGAAGGCCTGCCCGACGTTCTGGCCGCTGCCGGTCACGCTGAAGCCGGCCGTCGCCTGGATCGACAGCACGCTGTCGTCCTTCACCGCGGCGGCACTGAGGCGGTCCATCACCGCCCGGGTCTGTTCAAGCGTGGCGCCGGCCGGCAGCTTCACCAGCGCGTTGAGCATGCCTTGGTCTTCATCCGGCAGGAACGCGCCGGGCAGGTGCCACAGCAGCAGGCCGGTGACCACGCTCAACAGCAGGTAGAACACCACGCCCAGCGTGCGCCGGCCAAGGAAGCCATCCACCCGACGACGCAGGCCGTTGGAGGTGCGTTCGAAACGGTGGTTGAACCAGATGAAGAACTTGCCCAGCAGGCTCGGCTCGCCGCCGTGGTCGCCGTGCGGATGCCCGCCCTTGGGAATCTGGTGCAGGATGCTGCCGCACAGTGCCGGGGTGATGGTCATCGCGACCAGGACCGACAGGATCATTGCTGCAGCAATCGTCACCGAGAACTGGCGGTAGATCACCCCGGTGACACCACTGAAGAACGCCATCGGCAGGAACACCGCGGTCAGCACCAGCACGATGCCGACCAGCGCGCCGGTGATCTGGCCCATCGCCTTCAGCGTGGCCGGCTTCGGCGCCAGCCCTTCGAAGGTCATCACCCGTTCCACGTTCTCCACCACCACGATGGCATCGTCCACCAGCAGGCCGATGGCCAATACCAGCGCGAACATGGTCAGCGTGTTGATCGAATAGCCGAACGCGGCCAGCACGCCGAACGTGCCCAGCAGCACCACCGGCACCGCGATGGTCGGGATCAGGGTGGCGCGCCAGTTCTGCAGGAACAGGTACATCACCAGCACCACCAGGATGATCGCCTCGACCAGGGTTATCACCACTTCCTTCAGCGAGATGGTCACGAACGGCGTGGTGGTGAACGCCACGTGGGCGGTGTAGCCATGCGGCCAGTACTTCTGCAGCTGCTGAAGCCGCGCATCGATGGCCTTGGACACGGCGATCGCGTTCGCACCGGCATTGAGTTCAATGCCCAGCGAGGCCGACGGCTTGCCGTTGAAGGTGCTGATGCTGTCGTAGCTCTCCGGGCCCAGGCCGATCGTCGCCACGTCGCCCAGATGCACCACGCTGCCGTTGGCATCGGCCTTGAGCACCACCTGCGCGAACTGCTCGGGCGTGTGCAGGCGGCTGCGCGCGGTCACCGTGGCGTCGAGCTGCTGGCCCTTCAGCGCCGGCTGGCCGCCGAGTTCACCGGCCGAGACGTCGGTGTTCTGTGCCTGCAGCGCGGTCTCGATGTCCGACGGCATCAACGCGTACTGGCGCATCTTCTCCGGGTCCAGCCAGATGCGCATGGCGTACTCCTGGCCGATCGGCTGGATGTTGCCGACACCACTGACGCGGCTGATCTGGTCATCGATGCGCGCTTCCATGAAGTTGGCGACATCGAAGTTGTCCATGCTGCCGTCTTCGCTGGTGAACGACAGCACCTCGAAGATCGAACCACTGGACTTGGTGATGGTCAGGCCGTTCTGCTGCACCGCCTGCGGCAGCGTGGCCATGGCGGCCTGCAGCTGGTTCTGCACCTGCACCTGCGCGGTGTCCGGGTTGGTGCCGGTGGCGAACACCAGGTTGACCTGCGCCGAGCCGTCGGAGGCGCTGGTGGAGGTCATGTACATCAGGTGGTCCAGGCTCTGCTGGGACTGCTCGATGACCTGGGTGACCGCGTTTTCCACGGTCTGCGACGAGGCGCCGGTGTAGGTGGCGCGGATGGTGATGGTGGGCGGGGCGATCTGCGGATAGCGGTCCACCGGCAGGATCAGGATCGCAAGCAGGCCGAGCAGGCTGACCGCAATGGCGATCACCCAGGCGAAGATCGGCCGGTCGATGAAGAAACGAACCATGCGCGGCAGGCCTCAGTGCGACTTTTCGTCGGTGTTGCCGTTCGGGTCGATCGCCGGCATCGCCGCCAGCTGCGCCGTCGTGGCCGCCACCGCCTTCACCTGCTGGCCCAGTGATACCGCACTGCCGTTGCTGACGATCACCCGTTCGCCGGACTTGAG
This genomic window from Stenotrophomonas maltophilia contains:
- the smeB gene encoding multidrug efflux RND transporter permease subunit SmeB — translated: MVRFFIDRPIFAWVIAIAVSLLGLLAILILPVDRYPQIAPPTITIRATYTGASSQTVENAVTQVIEQSQQSLDHLMYMTSTSASDGSAQVNLVFATGTNPDTAQVQVQNQLQAAMATLPQAVQQNGLTITKSSGSIFEVLSFTSEDGSMDNFDVANFMEARIDDQISRVSGVGNIQPIGQEYAMRIWLDPEKMRQYALMPSDIETALQAQNTDVSAGELGGQPALKGQQLDATVTARSRLHTPEQFAQVVLKADANGSVVHLGDVATIGLGPESYDSISTFNGKPSASLGIELNAGANAIAVSKAIDARLQQLQKYWPHGYTAHVAFTTTPFVTISLKEVVITLVEAIILVVLVMYLFLQNWRATLIPTIAVPVVLLGTFGVLAAFGYSINTLTMFALVLAIGLLVDDAIVVVENVERVMTFEGLAPKPATLKAMGQITGALVGIVLVLTAVFLPMAFFSGVTGVIYRQFSVTIAAAMILSVLVAMTITPALCGSILHQIPKGGHPHGDHGGEPSLLGKFFIWFNHRFERTSNGLRRRVDGFLGRRTLGVVFYLLLSVVTGLLLWHLPGAFLPDEDQGMLNALVKLPAGATLEQTRAVMDRLSAAAVKDDSVLSIQATAGFSVTGSGQNVGQAFIRLKDWDDRKDDADTIAARLTKAMASVPDAQVFITSPPAILGLGDAGGFTLELQDEGGAGHAAAVAARNTLLKEAAKDPKLVNVRYASLEDAPVYAVKVDDAKAQAMGVNPQDINDTLNAALGGDFVNNFIYKGRIKKVFIQGTAEARMQPQDIERWSVRNQAGQMVPLSSLVSAHWSSAPAALQRYNGISAMEITGQPAPGVSSGEAMAEIARLADTLPEGFSHAWSDMAYQEQLSGNQAPMLYAISLLFVFLCLAALYESWAVPFAVMLAVPVGVFGAVLMMNLRGLNNDVYFQVGLLTTIGLAAKNGILIVEFARILEHQGKSTREAILQAVYLRLRPIVMTSLAFLMGVLPLVFATGAGSAARRSLGTGVAGGTVASMVLGMFFVPLFYLLVRRLFPGRAATHATAPEARP